In a genomic window of Wyeomyia smithii strain HCP4-BCI-WySm-NY-G18 chromosome 1, ASM2978416v1, whole genome shotgun sequence:
- the LOC129717801 gene encoding aminopeptidase N-like isoform X1: MLNFFGIQASLLFTIVQTISPAINPVLVNSFAITDDVPDEDYRLQQLSEPLAYNLFLDLSDSNFYSYTGSIDVEMRYLDTLDYFYLNSAGLVIDEGSIRITKPNGETLPLSNLIILDKYKMLYLAFGENLERNSVYKVHIEYSNNIGTNLKGLYRSSLTIENSSRYLVATHFQATYARTVFPCYDEPSYKAYFNVSIRHSSNFHTLSNMPVQEIEVDEDGNFITTKFEKSPLMSSYLLAFVVSDYKTLSSENDIIKVYAPETEVQHTTYAKNFAVKSMESLESLFGRKFQLPKVDLVPIPDFNRGAIENWGLITFRATYLIYDEHNTPARTQQTIANLITHEFVHSWFGNEVTPEWWTYLWLSEGIARYFEYYVTAQIESDWQLWEQFIVNNVHSALSQDDKNDNRPMNYYATNPEELNSLFDYVVYAKSASVIRMIENVIGFEAFRAALENCITQRSYQTTNPDYLYNSIEEFNEADLPSSISEIFSSWASSTGYPLVLVTKNGNSVTISQKRFWMPVEGETAPEDTKYYIPINYATSIVADYNNTTPDDWLTPTNTQIMKEFPSAIEWILLNKLQASYFRVNYDSENWAALTAILKSDRMESIPVINRAQLVDDVCNLAKAGEISYDIALSLLLYLERETEYIIWSTAYNALIHLNMMLLGNDNYSRFEDFMRSLTVNIYSNVRLIDRSNHIVRLHHGNTAYLACYFGVDNCVKDAQTLVQQMLDDDSYVIPEEEQAAAFCALNKYDMALGSEALTALFDRYLPIQESESGLITQFIAGLGCSRNTTMISFHLSLTINNIPGFQLTGIERTEILTAIIKGSYEGLFESLNFILKNYPDIAYKYSSLTGIFAEIGNRINNHQTFELFQDIQQNMETTSPIPSNQQHLQH; the protein is encoded by the exons ATGTTAAACTTTTTTGGAATACAAGCATCGTTACTTTTTACAATAGTACAGACTATTTCTCCAGCCATCAATCCTGTTTTAGTCAACAGTTTTGCAATAACTGATGATGTCCCAGATGAAGACTATCGGCTTCAACAATTGTCAGAGCCATTAGCATATAATTTGTTTCTGGATCTaagtgattcaaatttttactctTACACCGGTTCGATCGACGTTGAAATGCGATATTTGGATACGCTTGATTATTTTTATCTGAACAGTGCTGGATTAGTGATTGATGAAGGAAGCATACGGATAACAAAACCAAATGGAGAGACACTACCTTTAAGTAATCTTATAATACTGGATAAGTATAAGATGCTGTATTTGGCTTTTGGAGAAAATCTTGAACGAAATAGTGTCTACAAAGTGCATATTGAGTATTCCAACAATATTGGAACTAATCTAAAAGGGCTGTATAGAAGTAGCTTAACAATTGAAAATTCAAGCAG atatcttGTTGCAACACACTTTCAAGCAACTTACGCACGTACTGTTTTTCCCTGTTACGATGAACCATCTTACAAGGCATATTTCAACGTTTCAATTCGACATTCGTCTAATTTTCATACTCTGTCTAATATGCCGGTACAAGAAAT CGAAGTGGATGAAGATGGAAATTTTATCaccacaaaatttgaaaaatcgcCGTTGATGTCATCTTACCTGCTGGCATTTGTTGTGTCTGACTATAAAACGTTGTCCAGTGAAAATGATATAATCAAAGTATATGCACCG GAAACTGAAGTTCAGCATACAACTTATGCGAAGAACTTCGCTGTAAAATCAATGGAGAGCTTGGAATCGCTTTTTGGTAGAAAATTTCAGCTGCCCAAGGTTGACCTTGTCCCTATACCTGATTTCAATAGGGGTGCTATTGAAAATTGGGGACTCATAACATTTCGTGCAACTTATTTGATCTACGATGAACATAATACACCGGCAAGAACACAACAAACTATTGCAAATTTGATAACTCATGAATTTGTCCATTCTTGGTTTGGAAACGAAGTAACTCCCGAATGGTGGACCTATTTATGGTTGAGTGAAGGTATAGCCCGTTATTTTGAATATTATGTGACAGCACAAATCGAGAGCGATTGGCAATTATGGGAACAGTTCATAGTAAATAACGTACACTCAGCACTCTCACAGGATGATAAAAATGACAACAGACCGATGAACTATTATGCAACCAACCCAGAGGAActgaatagtttatttgactaCGTTGTTTATGCTAAAAGTGCATCAGTCATTAGAATGATTGAAAATGTAATTGGATTCGAGGCATTCAGAGCGGCGCTTGAAAATTGTATAACGCAGCGCAGCTATCAGACTACGAACCCAGATTATCTCTACAATAGCATTGAAGAATTCAATGAAGCGGATCTTCCTAGTTCCATTTCTGAAATATTCAGCAGCTGGGCAAGTAGCACTGGGTATCCACTAGtactagtaacaaaaaatgggaATTCAGTAACTATCTCCCAGAAACGTTTCTGGATGCCAGTAGAAGGAGAAACGGCCCCAGAAGATACAAAATACTATATTCCTATTAACTACGCAACATCCATTGTAGCAGATTACAACAACACTACTCCCGATGATTGGCTGACACCAACCAACACGCAGATAATGAAAGAATTTCCAAGTGCGATCGAATGGATtctactaaataaactacaagcTAGTTATTTCAGAGTAAACTACGATAGTGAAAATTGGGCAGCTCTAACTGCCATATTAAAATCCGATCGAATGGAATCCATCCCTGTTATAAATCGAGCTCAACTCGTAGATGACGTTTGTAACCTTGCCAAAGCCGGAGAAATAAGCTATGATATTGCATTATCACTTCTTCTGTACCTTGAACGAGAAACAGAGTACATTATATGGAGCACAGCATATAATGCTCTTATACATCTGAATATGATGCTTCTAGGCAATGATAACTATTCCCGATTTGAAGATTTTATGAGAAGCCTGACCGTAAACATTTACAGCAATGTTCGTCTTATCGACCGTAGTAATCACATTGTTCGACTACATCACGGTAACACTGCGTATTTGGCGTGCTACTTTGGAGTAGATAATTGTGTTAAGGATGCTCAAACTCTGGTTCAACAAATGTTGGATGATGACTCATACGTAATTCCAGAAGAGGAACAAGCAGCAGCCTTTTGTGCTTTGAATAAGTATGATATGGCGTTGGGATCTGAGGCACTGACTGCTTTATTTGACCGTTATCTACCAATACAAGAAAGTGAAAGTGGGTTGATAACTCAATTTATCGCAGGCTTGGGATGTTCAAGAAATACTACAATGATCAGTTTTCATCTGAGTCTCACAATCAATAATATACCTGGATTCCAACTAACCGGAATTGAAAGAACTGAAATCCTTACTGCCATCATCAAAGGTAGTTACGAGGGATTATTCGAAAgcttaaattttattttgaaaaactacCCTGATATCGCCTATAAGTACTCATCACTCACAGGAATTTTTGCAGAAATCGGAAATCGAATTAATAACCATCAAACTTTCGAACTG TTCCAAGATATTCAGCAAAATATGGAAACGACTTCTCCGATTCCCTCAAATCAGCAGCATCTACAGCATTAA
- the LOC129717801 gene encoding aminopeptidase N-like isoform X2, translating to MPVQEIEVDEDGNFITTKFEKSPLMSSYLLAFVVSDYKTLSSENDIIKVYAPETEVQHTTYAKNFAVKSMESLESLFGRKFQLPKVDLVPIPDFNRGAIENWGLITFRATYLIYDEHNTPARTQQTIANLITHEFVHSWFGNEVTPEWWTYLWLSEGIARYFEYYVTAQIESDWQLWEQFIVNNVHSALSQDDKNDNRPMNYYATNPEELNSLFDYVVYAKSASVIRMIENVIGFEAFRAALENCITQRSYQTTNPDYLYNSIEEFNEADLPSSISEIFSSWASSTGYPLVLVTKNGNSVTISQKRFWMPVEGETAPEDTKYYIPINYATSIVADYNNTTPDDWLTPTNTQIMKEFPSAIEWILLNKLQASYFRVNYDSENWAALTAILKSDRMESIPVINRAQLVDDVCNLAKAGEISYDIALSLLLYLERETEYIIWSTAYNALIHLNMMLLGNDNYSRFEDFMRSLTVNIYSNVRLIDRSNHIVRLHHGNTAYLACYFGVDNCVKDAQTLVQQMLDDDSYVIPEEEQAAAFCALNKYDMALGSEALTALFDRYLPIQESESGLITQFIAGLGCSRNTTMISFHLSLTINNIPGFQLTGIERTEILTAIIKGSYEGLFESLNFILKNYPDIAYKYSSLTGIFAEIGNRINNHQTFELFQDIQQNMETTSPIPSNQQHLQH from the exons ATGCCGGTACAAGAAAT CGAAGTGGATGAAGATGGAAATTTTATCaccacaaaatttgaaaaatcgcCGTTGATGTCATCTTACCTGCTGGCATTTGTTGTGTCTGACTATAAAACGTTGTCCAGTGAAAATGATATAATCAAAGTATATGCACCG GAAACTGAAGTTCAGCATACAACTTATGCGAAGAACTTCGCTGTAAAATCAATGGAGAGCTTGGAATCGCTTTTTGGTAGAAAATTTCAGCTGCCCAAGGTTGACCTTGTCCCTATACCTGATTTCAATAGGGGTGCTATTGAAAATTGGGGACTCATAACATTTCGTGCAACTTATTTGATCTACGATGAACATAATACACCGGCAAGAACACAACAAACTATTGCAAATTTGATAACTCATGAATTTGTCCATTCTTGGTTTGGAAACGAAGTAACTCCCGAATGGTGGACCTATTTATGGTTGAGTGAAGGTATAGCCCGTTATTTTGAATATTATGTGACAGCACAAATCGAGAGCGATTGGCAATTATGGGAACAGTTCATAGTAAATAACGTACACTCAGCACTCTCACAGGATGATAAAAATGACAACAGACCGATGAACTATTATGCAACCAACCCAGAGGAActgaatagtttatttgactaCGTTGTTTATGCTAAAAGTGCATCAGTCATTAGAATGATTGAAAATGTAATTGGATTCGAGGCATTCAGAGCGGCGCTTGAAAATTGTATAACGCAGCGCAGCTATCAGACTACGAACCCAGATTATCTCTACAATAGCATTGAAGAATTCAATGAAGCGGATCTTCCTAGTTCCATTTCTGAAATATTCAGCAGCTGGGCAAGTAGCACTGGGTATCCACTAGtactagtaacaaaaaatgggaATTCAGTAACTATCTCCCAGAAACGTTTCTGGATGCCAGTAGAAGGAGAAACGGCCCCAGAAGATACAAAATACTATATTCCTATTAACTACGCAACATCCATTGTAGCAGATTACAACAACACTACTCCCGATGATTGGCTGACACCAACCAACACGCAGATAATGAAAGAATTTCCAAGTGCGATCGAATGGATtctactaaataaactacaagcTAGTTATTTCAGAGTAAACTACGATAGTGAAAATTGGGCAGCTCTAACTGCCATATTAAAATCCGATCGAATGGAATCCATCCCTGTTATAAATCGAGCTCAACTCGTAGATGACGTTTGTAACCTTGCCAAAGCCGGAGAAATAAGCTATGATATTGCATTATCACTTCTTCTGTACCTTGAACGAGAAACAGAGTACATTATATGGAGCACAGCATATAATGCTCTTATACATCTGAATATGATGCTTCTAGGCAATGATAACTATTCCCGATTTGAAGATTTTATGAGAAGCCTGACCGTAAACATTTACAGCAATGTTCGTCTTATCGACCGTAGTAATCACATTGTTCGACTACATCACGGTAACACTGCGTATTTGGCGTGCTACTTTGGAGTAGATAATTGTGTTAAGGATGCTCAAACTCTGGTTCAACAAATGTTGGATGATGACTCATACGTAATTCCAGAAGAGGAACAAGCAGCAGCCTTTTGTGCTTTGAATAAGTATGATATGGCGTTGGGATCTGAGGCACTGACTGCTTTATTTGACCGTTATCTACCAATACAAGAAAGTGAAAGTGGGTTGATAACTCAATTTATCGCAGGCTTGGGATGTTCAAGAAATACTACAATGATCAGTTTTCATCTGAGTCTCACAATCAATAATATACCTGGATTCCAACTAACCGGAATTGAAAGAACTGAAATCCTTACTGCCATCATCAAAGGTAGTTACGAGGGATTATTCGAAAgcttaaattttattttgaaaaactacCCTGATATCGCCTATAAGTACTCATCACTCACAGGAATTTTTGCAGAAATCGGAAATCGAATTAATAACCATCAAACTTTCGAACTG TTCCAAGATATTCAGCAAAATATGGAAACGACTTCTCCGATTCCCTCAAATCAGCAGCATCTACAGCATTAA
- the LOC129717800 gene encoding membrane alanyl aminopeptidase, whose translation MNGALLCSFAAATICGVLSNPVDLFQPAVFAETPRAELADYRLNEDVWPSHYDVELTPYFEDEAEHAAFTFDGTVTIKLKPSKAGVTKIDLHVARINKTSLTLNNAANNVVVPIEETIYNEETEILTIPVSGALDETDYLLKISYIGELADDMHGFYRSYYKVGGKNVWLATTQFQTTSARRAFPCFDEPKFKATFQIRINQPNSYNSFSNTAILSENQLPNGRTQVTFEMTPIMSTYLVAFIVAQYEENFENGIGILARPEAKNQTDYSLQVGIKLLKELGSWIDYPYNSVPEMTRMYMAAVPDFSAGAMENWGLLTYRETNILYRSDDSTSLQQQRIAAVISHEIAHQWFGDLVTCEWWDVTWLNEGFARYFQYFGTALVEQSWNLDYQFVVEQLQGVMQMDSLESTHPMTHNVYTQAQVSNIFDNISYNKGAVVLRMVEHAITTEKFQNALREYIKERQFKTSRPENLFSALNLHGKADISTFMKPWTTQSGYPLVTVTGSDDGFTINQRRFLLNNMSHDDPTLWPLPITYATKEEDFENTMPTVVDTSEYKITITNVTQLPYFILNNQQVGYYRVNYDTANWDKISTALRSENFGGIHVLNRAQIVDDLFNLARAGEVKYESALDILDYLQDETEYPPWLSAVNGLTILSRRIHPEDEELFAQYVIQLFSKVYNMVKFEAPAEAESRLITYLRINVLQWACNYGHSECKRAAVEEFNRYFNNTAEKVHPDLRQIVYCEGVRQGTEEHFDFLWNQYLTTNMATEQILILQGLGCVQEKEQIFKLMDAISSDDIRSQDKSTAFSYLLANPYTIDHLSEYLRMYYVRWAEAHGSYMNVASALNNLLARMKSNEQMWAVRSFAERNEKVFGVNAYNSIIQGIEDFQANQEFVEKNRVAIRNFLEEKTRSSGTGITAVGLTILLSAIIALLN comes from the exons ATGAACGGAGCTTTGTTATGTTCTTTTGCTGCGGCTACTATCTGTGGAGTCCTGTCGAATCCAGTTGATTTATTCCAACCAGCTGTTTTTGCGGAGACTCCTCGAGCGGAGCTAGCCGATTATCGCCTTAACGAAGATGTATGGCCATCACACTATGACGTAGAACTAACTCCCTATTTTGAAGATGAAGCGGAGCATGCGGCTTTCACATTCGATGGAACTGTTACTATTAAATTAAAACCATCAAAGGCTGGAGTAACCAAAATTGATTTGCATGTAGCTAGAATTAATAAAACTTCTCTAACATTGAACAATGCTGCCAATAATGTGGTTGTACCGATCGAGGAAACTATCTATAATGAGGAAACGGAAATCCTCACCATACCCGTTAGTGGAGCCTTGGATGAAACTGATTACTTGTTAAAAATCAGCTATATTGGTGAATTGGCTGATGATATGCATGGGTTTTATAGGAGTTATTACAAAGTTGGTGGAAAAAATGTCTGGCTAGCAACCACTCAATTTCAGACTACATCGGCAAGGCGAGCATTTCCTTGTTTCGATGAACCAAAGTTCAAAGCTACATTCCAGATCAGAATTAATCAGCCAAATAGTTACAACTCTTTCTCGAATACCGCTATCCTATCAGAAAATCAATTACC aaatggaCGTACGCAAGTTACATTCGAGATGACGCCGATTATGTCTACTTATTTGGTAGCATTTATAGTAGCACAATATGAGGAGAATTTCGAAAACGGAATAGGTATACTAGCACGGCCGGAAGCAAAAAATCAAACAGACTACAGTCTCCAAGTGGGAATTAAGTTACTCAAAGAACTAGGATCATGGATTGATTACCCGTACAATTCTGTCCCAGAAATGACTCGTATGTATATGGCAGCCGTCCCAGATTTTTCTGCTGGGGCAATGGAGAACTGGGGTTTATTGACGTACCGTGAAACCAACATCCTGTACCGGAGTGATGACTCAACTAGTTTGCAGCAGCAGCGAATTGCTGCTGTTATTTCACATGAAATCGCTCATCAATGGTTTGGAGACTTGGTGACGTGCGAATGGTGGGATGTAACATGGCTTAATGAAGGTTTTGCTCGATACTTCCAATATTTTGGAACAGCATTAGTAGAGCAGAGTTGGAATTTAGATTatcagtttgttgttgaacaaTTGCAAGGTGTTATGCAAATGGATAGTTTGGAATCTACTCATCCCATGACACACAATGTATATACTCAAGCACAAGTTAGTAACATTTTCGATAACATATCATACAACAAAGGGGCAGTTGTTTTAAGAATGGTGGAACATGCCATAACTACTGAGAAATTTCAAAACGCACTTAGAGAATACATTAAGGAGCGACAGTTTAAAACAAGTAGACCAGAGAATTTATTTTCGGCACTAAATCTGCATGGAAAAGCTGATATCAGTACTTTCATGAAGCCTTGGACAACCCAATCTGGATACCCGCTGGTAACTGTTACTGGGTCTGATGATGGTTTTACTATTAACCAGAGAAGGTTTCTGCTAAATAATATGAGCCATGATGATCCAACTTTGTGGCCTCTTCCGATTACCTACGCGACCAAAGAGGAAGATTTCGAAAATACGATGCCGACCGTCGTTGATACTTCAGAGTACAAAATTACTATAACCAACGTAACACAGTTACCTTACTTCATACTCAACAATCAGCAGGTCGGTTATTATCGTGTGAACTACGACACTGCCAACTGGGATAAAATAAGTACCGCACTTCGGTCGGAAAACTTTGGTGGAATACATGTTTTAAACAGAGCGCAAATCGTGGATGACTTATTCAATTTAGCCCGTGcaggagaagtgaaatacgaatcGGCATTGGATATTCTTGATTATTTGCAAGATGAAACGGAATATCCGCCTTGGTTGTCCGCAGTTAATGGATTAACCATACTTTCCCGCAGAATTCATCCTGAAGATGAAGAGTTGTTTGCG CAATATGTTATTCAGTTATTTAGTAAAGTTTACAACATGGTCAAATTTGAAGCTCCTGCCGAGGCTGAAAGCCGTCTAATCACTTATTTAAGAATTAATGTCCTCCAATGGGCATGTAACTATGGACATTCCGAATGTAAACGGGCTGCTGTAGAGGAGTTCAATCGGTACTTTAACAATACTGCTGAAAA GGTTCACCCGGATCTTCGTCAAATCGTTTATTGTGAAGGCGTTCGCCAGGGAACAGAGGAACACTTCGATTTTCTTTGGAATCAGTATCTTACGACCAATATGGCTACCGAACAAATTCTTATTCTTCAAGGGCTTGGTTGTGTCCAGGAAAAAGAGCAGATTTTC aaattaaTGGATGCAATCAGCTCGGATGACATCAGATCTCAGGACAAAAGTACAGCCTTTTCATATCTCTTAGCAAATCCTTATACAATTGATCATCTCTCTGAATACCTTAGAATGTATTACGTTAGATGGGCAGAAGC GCATGGATCATATATGAATGTCGCGTCGGCATTAAACAATCTACTAGCTCGTATGAAAAGTAACGAGCAGATGTGGGCTGTGAGGTCTTTTGCCGAACGAAACGAGAAGGTGTTTGGTGTGAATGCCTATAATTCTATTATACAAGGCATCGAAGATTTTCAGGCTAATCAAGAATTTGTGGAAAAAAACCGTGTGGCGATTCGCAACTTCCTCGAAGAGAAAACTAGATCTTCGGGCACAGGAATAACTGCAGTAGGTTTAACTATTTTGTTAAGTGCTATTATTGCGTTGTTAAATTAG